The DNA region GCCGCGTACGCGATCGCACCGATCATCGAGCCCACCGCGAAGGCTGACATGGTGGCGCCGAACCAGGTCGGCGCGTTCAGCCGGGCGAAGTGTGCGGGCAGCAGCACGCCGAGGAGCGGGGCGACCACGATCGCGCTGCCGAAGCCGATCACCAGCATCGCCCGCAGCGCGGCACTGGCGCGGATAGTGGCGATCCCACCGATCTCCCGGGCGTCGTGAGCTGGGATCTCGGGCGCGGTGAGCGGCAGGATGAGCATGCAGATTCCGGCGGCGAACGAGCAGCCCGCGGTGACCCAGACGACCTGGATGGGGTCGAGCACAGCGAGCAGCACACCCGCCAGCGCCGGGCCGGCGAGGAAGGCCAGGCTGAAGACCGCCTGGCGGAGCGAGGCGATCTTGTCCAGGCTGATTCCGCTGGTCCGGCTGACGCGGCCCATCAAGGTCTCGCGGGCGGTCATGCCGGGCACGTCGAACAGGGCGCCCAGCACCCCAAGAGCCACGAACCAGCCGATGTCGAGGCCGAACAGCCGGTCGACGATCGCGAGACCGGCGACCGAGATCGCGCTGCCGAAGTCCGACAGCACGCTCATCCGCCGCTGCCCCACCTTGTCGATCAGCCATCCCCCGACCAGCGCGGCCGCGATGGCAGGCACGGCTGACACGGCGGCGACCAGACCGGTGATCGCCGGGTCCCCGGTGCGGCTGAGCACCAGCCAGGGCAGC from Microlunatus phosphovorus NM-1 includes:
- a CDS encoding MFS transporter, with protein sequence MTEPTTGPAPTTPRTSKASLPLFVAAEAFSLFGNSAISIVLPWLVLSRTGDPAITGLVAAVSAVPAIAAALVGGWLIDKVGQRRMSVLSDFGSAISVAGLAIVDRLFGLDIGWFVALGVLGALFDVPGMTARETLMGRVSRTSGISLDKIASLRQAVFSLAFLAGPALAGVLLAVLDPIQVVWVTAGCSFAAGICMLILPLTAPEIPAHDAREIGGIATIRASAALRAMLVIGFGSAIVVAPLLGVLLPAHFARLNAPTWFGATMSAFAVGSMIGAIAYAALSKRSRKIVWIGGLLLQTIGMVGFTTLYGVWPVAVGSALVGVGSGLLSPVFIVFFTEQVAESVRGRVLGLFNALALIAAPIGLGAIAIALKVTTLEMAALGLLAAWIVVMAYAFLSKGMRAFAGSDAHADD